In a genomic window of Epinephelus fuscoguttatus linkage group LG23, E.fuscoguttatus.final_Chr_v1:
- the zgc:92594 gene encoding sterile alpha motif domain-containing protein 9 isoform X1: protein MEHNSAETVVPDSRDEIFVVGGEVFEAGNRHLDENVSQYVQQNKKSPNTQLFSFLALLNAYIPDAFLLMSECQKILGPPDPIHGGPPFEERMEPFTVLINTSSSSPERVRMIHPVLAEKAVELLADLGISRSATMKKFIFSFCESQLQPHILQFIKDLLTKRELEEKGKKKFSGLIEDIRFKENFHNAVSVLKMASRKLRQNPIFPQTISRLYYITESAIDYGKAEEWATKAIERAPNNSYVADTLGQVHKNRLMREARRWEDVINMAEKAFRAFEGVETKADEEEGPEMTDAAGVVSISDSYNNRGRFGFIQVAKITFEKSNNAGIYTTQAQRFIQSKRMEVEDKFDFFEWYLNYSKPDMTTLEPPYFWKDVVLCYELYTTKTASGSTSFPGLLDRLNRGLFTSKGRQAGFEEFKETVSDLEAVRDDLKTTYEANDVKAAERYILSNVILCNKMHNSTQLTPVDELKAVIHRFLDTEVGRRSPEFYLLALLLFWPEREPQVGQEDDDDDEEEEQQATEDDGSEDKTWEDEDSNEEQETKEEPEQLPLDLMFDPDLQQYVTFMEKAFERAEYAKYLRGRYLLPLFFLGKGSGLSKWIHKSRLDEIVEAQVDVELADDQDQRTAKKWARINEMWIEGDVWRVPEIRDMLLPVQVEQCNPQGYEAKEVFVYAGGKKIVAKVEPNALVLSPVLFYLGFTIQGPVVFKVGYPHVSGQ from the coding sequence ATGGAGCATAACTCAGCAGAAACTGTGGTCCCTGACAGCAGAGATGAAATCTTTGTGGTTGGTGGTGAGGTGTTTGAAGCGGGGAACAGGCACCTTGATGAAAATGTTTCACAGTAtgttcaacaaaacaaaaagtcccCCAACACACAGCTATTCTCGTTTTTGGCACTGCTGAATGCATACATTCCTGATGCCTTCCTCCTGATGTCTGAGTGTCAGAAGATTCTTGGACCACCCGATCCAATCCATGGAGGTCCACCCTTTGAGGAAAGAATGGAGCCTTTTACAGTTTTAATCAACACATCCAGTTCAAGCCCTGAACGTGTACGTATGATTCACCCAGTGCTTGCAGAGAAAGCTGTGGAACTACTAGCTGACTTAGGGATTTCCAGAAGTGCTACCATGAAGaaatttattttctcattttgtgaAAGTCAACTCCAACCACATATTCTCCAGTTCATCAAAGATTTGCTGACAAAGAGAGAACTGGAAGAAAAGGGTAAAAAGAAGTTCTCAGGATTGATTGAGGATATACGATTCAAAGAGAATTTTCACAATGCTGTGTCTGTCTTGAAAATGGCATCAAGGAAATTGAGACAGAACCCCATTTTCCCCCAAACTATTTCCCGTCTCTATTACATCACAGAAAGCGCCATTGACTATGGAAAAGCTGAAGAATGGGCGACCAAAGCCATTGAAAGAGCTCCGAACAACTCTTATGTGGCTGACACTCTTGGGCAGGTTCATAAGAACCGTTTGATGAGGGAAGCCAGACGATGGGAGGATGTCATAAACATGGCAGAAAAGGCCTTCAGAGCCTTTGAGGGTGTGGAGACAAAAGCTGACGAAGAAGAGGGCCCTGAAATGACGGACGCAGCTGGTGTTGTAAGCATTTCAGATTCCTACAATAACAGAGGTCGATTTGGCTTCATTCAAGTGGCAAAGATAACCTTTGAGAAAAGCAACAACGCAGGCATTTATACTACACAGGCACAGCGTTTCATCCAAAGCAAAAGAATGGAAGTCGAAGACAAGTTTGACTTTTTTGAGTGGTACCTAAACTACTCCAAGCCTGACATGACAACCTTAGAGCCACCTTACTTCTGGAAGGATGTTGTACTTTGTTACGAACTgtacacaacaaaaacagcttcTGGATCCACCAGCTTTCCAGGCCTCCTAGATCGTCTGAATCGTGGCCTTTTCACATCAAAAGGAAGACAGGCTGGGTTTGAGGAGTTCAAGGAAACAGTGTCTGATTTAGAGGCAGTCCGAGATGATTTGAAAACCACCTACGAGGCAAATGATGTCAAAGCCGCCGAGAGGTACATCCTCTCCAACGTCATCTTGTGCAACAAGATGCATAACTCTACTCAGCTCACCCCGGTGGATGAACTGAAAGCAGTAATTCACAGATTCTTGGACACAGAAGTGGGGCGTAGAAGCCCTGAGTTTTACCTTTTggctctgctgttgttttggCCTGAGAGAGAGCCTCAGGTGGGGCAAgaagacgatgatgatgatgaagaggaggaacaaCAGGCCACAGAGGATGATGGATCAGAAGACAAAACCTGGGAGGATGAGGACAGCAATGAGGAACAAGAGACAAAAGAAGAGCCTGAACAACTACCTCTTGACCTCATGTTTGACCCTGACCTGCAACAGTATGTCACATTCATGGAGAAAGCATTTGAGAGAGCTGAGTACGCTAAGTACCTCCGAGGCCGGTACCTTTTGCCTCTGTTTTTTCTGGGGAAGGGTTCTGGACTGAGCAAATGGATTCACAAATCAAGATTGGATGAAATAGTGGAAGCCCAGGTGGATGTTGAATTAGCGGATGATCAAGATCAAAGAACTGCGAAGAAATGGGCACGGATCAATGAAATGTGGATCGAAGGGGATGTGTGGCGAGTCCCAGAAATCCGAGACATGCTTCTCCCAGTCCAGGTAGAGCAATGCAACCCTCAAGGGTATGAAGCAAAggaagtgtttgtttatgctgGAGGGAAGAAAATAGTGGCAAAGGTTGAACCTAATGCTCTAGTGCTGAGCCCAGTGCTTTTCTATCTTGGCTTCACCATTCAAGGTCCTGTCGTCTTCAAAGTGGGATATCCTCACGTGTCTGGGCAGTGA